The genomic DNA GCATGGCTGCTGCTCCTGGTGCCGGCGGTGTACCTGTCGCTGACCAACTCCGGCAACCTGACCGGCGGCGGTTTCGAGGTCTCCGGCTCACAGTCTCTGAACGTCGAGTACCAGACCCAGGACCACTTCCCCGATCAGGGCGCGTCGCCCCTGGCACTGGTCGCCGCACCGCGCGCCGACGCGTCGTTCGAGGACATGAACGGCGCGGTCGCCGGCCTCGAGCGCATCGCTGCCGCCGACCCACGCGTCAAGATCGTCCCGAACCCGCAGCAGCCCCCACCGCAGCCGGACCGGCCGTACGTGGTGTCGCTGCAGACCGGGTTCGGCAGCGGTAGCACCGACATCGCCAAGTCGCTCCGCAAGGAGATCGGCATCGAGGGTGATCAGCCCGGTGAGACGGCCGACGGCAAGGTCCGGCTCTACGTCATCGGTCAGGGCGCGCTCAGCGCTGCGGCGGGTGAGGCCACCAAGCACGACATCGCCCAGGCCGAGAAGTGGAACCTGCCGATCGTCATGATCGTGCTGCTGGCGGTCTTCGGCTCGCTGGCCGCGGCGGCGCTGCCCCTGCTGCTCGGCGTGTGCACGGTCGCGGTGACGATGGGCGTGGTCTTCCTGTTGTCGACGATCACCACGATGTCGGTGTTCGTCACGTCGACGGTGTCGATGTTCGGCATCGCGCTGGCCGTCGACTATTCGCTGTTCATCCTGATGCGGTTCCGCGAGGAGTTGCGCGCCGGGCGCGACGCCGAACAGGCGGCCGACGCTGCGATGGGCACCTCGGGGCTCGCGGTGCTGCTGTCGGGGTTGACGGTGATCGCGTCGGTGACCGGCATCTACCTCATCCAGACCCCCGTGCTGTCCTCGATGGCGACCGGGGCGATCCTCGCGGTCGCGGTCGCGGTGCTGACGTCGACGACGCTGACGCCCGCGGTGTTGCGCACGTTCGGCAAGGCAGCCGCGAAGCGCTCGACCTACCTGCACCTGTCGCGTCGCCCGGACACCACGCAGTCGCGCTTCTGGACCCGCTGGGTGACCGGAGTGATGCGCCGACCGTGGGTGTCGGCGATCTCGGCTGCCGTGGTCCTGCTCGTGATGGCCGCGCCCGCCTTCGCGATGACGCTCGGCAACAGCCTGCAGCGACAGTTCGAGCCCACCCACGAGATCCGCGGCGGCATCAACGCCGCGGCCGAGGCCCTCGGCCCCGGTGCGCTCGGCCCGATCCGCGTGCTGGTGACGTTCCCCGACCGCAACGCCAACCAACCGGAGAACGCCGGCACCCTGACCGCTGTCGAGACGAGGATCGCCGAGGCGCCGTTCGTGGCGAACGTGTCGCCGCCGGTGTTCGGCGACGACAACCGCAGCGCGCTGCTGTCGGCGGTGCTGTCGGTCGATCCCGAGGATCCCGGCGCCCGCGAGTCCATCGACTGGATGCGCGCCAACCTGCCGCAGGCCGCCGGCGATCAGGCCCAGGTCGACGTCGGTGGTCCGACGGCGCTGCTCAAGGACTTCGACGACAGGGTGTCGGCGACCCAACCGCTGGTGTTCGCGTTCGTCGCCCTGATCGCGTTCGTGATGCTGCTGATCTCGATCCGGTCGGTGTTCCTGGCGTTCAAGGGCGTCCTGATGACCGTGCTGTCGGTCGCCGCCGCCTACGGCAGCCTGGTCGCGGTGTTCGAGTGGGGCTGGCTCGAACCGCTGGGCTTCGAGCCGCTGGCCTCGCTGGACAGCACCATCCCCCCGCTGGTCCTCGCGATGACGTTCGGGCTCTCGATGGACTACGAGATCTTCCTGCTGACCCGCATCCGGGAGCGGTTCGTCCAGACCCAGAACACCCGCGACGCCGTCGCCTACGGCGTGAGCACCAGCGCCCGCACGATCACCAGCGCCGCGCTGATCATGATCGCGGTGTTCGTCGGGTTCGCGTTCGCGGGCATGCCGCTGGTCGCCCAGCTGGGCGTGGCCTGCGCGGTGGCGATCGCCGTCGACGCGACCGTGGTGCGCCTGATCCTGGTGCCCGCGCTGATGGCGATGTTCGCCGAGTGGAACTGGTGGCTGCCGCGTTGGCTCGACCGCATCCTGCCGTCGGTCGACTTCGAGAAGCCGCTGCCGAAGGTGGACATCGGCGACCTCGTCATCATCCCCGAGGACATCTCCGAACTGGGCCCGTCCGGGTCGGACATCCGGACCGTCGTCAAGTCGGCGGCGAAGTTGAAAAACCTTGCGCCGCAGAGCATCACGGTCGCCGACCCGCTGGCGTTCAGCGGCTGCGGGCCGGTCGTGGTGAGCCGGACCAGTGACGGCGACCAGGCCCTGCTCGTCGGGTCGGGCGTGCGGGCGATCAATGCCGTCGGCGCGGGCGCGACCGCGGTGGCACCCGCAGGCACCGACACCGTCCGCATCGGCACCCGGGGCGGCCGGTTCTACTCGGTGCGCGGCGGGGGCAGGAAGGTGCCGCCGACGACGGTGCACCCGGTCACGATGTGGCGGGGCAGGCTCGCAGTCGCGCTGGACGCGCTGCAGACCGCCGCCGATGCCGACGTGCCGGTCGTGGAACGCCGCAAGCCGATGGAGACCACCAACGTGCTGCTGCCCACCGGCGACCGGCTGCAGATCCCCACCGGCGCCGAGACGCTGCGGCTGAAGAGCTACCTGATCATGTGCCGGAACTCGACCAGGGACTTCACGGAGTTCGCCGATCTGATCGACTCGATGGAGACCCAAACCGCGGCGGAGGTGCTGGCCCGGATGGACCGGTATTACTCTGGTCAACGCTCCCGCAGGCAGTGGGTGGCCACGCAGTTGGTACGCCGTCTGGCCGATCCCCACCCGTCGGATGCGGACGACGTCGCCGCAGCGGCGGACCCCGACGCGGGCGCCGAATGGGAGAGAGTGAGAAAGCGCTGCCTCTCGGTGGCGGTGGCGATGCTGGAGGAGGCGAGGTGACGTTGTCCGCAGACGCGCGGGACACGTTCAGCGACACCCCGGGTCGCCCGCGTCAAGCCGCAGGCCCCGCACAGCGCAGACCACCGGTCGACGACCGCCCGGTGGAGTTCTGGCCCACGTCGTCGATCCGCGCCGCCCTCGACACCGACGACCTGACGGTGTGGCAGCGCATCGTCGTCGCGATCAAGCGCGACCCCTACGGCAGGACCGCCCGGCAGGTCGAAGAGGTCCTCGAGACGGCACCGCCCTACGGCGTGTCCAAGGCGCTGCAGGAGGTCCTGGTGCGGACCCGCGCGCACCTCGAGGCCAACGAGTGCGCCGAGGTGGCCCGCCACGTCCGGCTGCTGCTCGAACGGTCAGGCCTCGGGGAGCAGGAGTTCGCCTCGCGCATCGGCCTGCCGACCGCGACGTTCGCGGCGTACCTCGACGGCAGCCAGTGCCCGAGCGCGTCGCTGATGATCCGCATGCGGCGCCTGTCCGACCGCTTCGCCAAGATCCACGACGCCCGCACCCGCCGCTGACTAGCGAGCGTTGATGGGCGTCACGTCGACGACCTTCCAGTCGTCGCCGTCCTTGGACAGCGTGATCCGCAAGGCGTAGACCGCGACGTCTGGTTTCTTGTTCGGAGCGTTCTGCGTGCCGCGCATGACGACGGCCACGCTCGCGACGGCGGGCCCGATCGCCTCGACACCGGCCGAGATCGTCTCGGCCTGCCCCGAGATGTTCTTGCTCGTCAATTCCCTTGCCACAGCGGCGAATTCGTTGCGGTAGGTCTCCGCGCGTTCGGGTGTCATCAGCCCCGCCGCACGGTCGATGGACGCGTTGGGGTCCTGCGGAGTGAACGTCGCCGACGCCTCGGCGACGCTGCTGGCGATGCCCACCACCTCGTCGACGTCGGCGCGCATGGCGCGATAGGGCACGGTCCACTGCGCATAGCCGACCACGACGGCGGCGATCAGCGCCGCGGCCGCGATGCCGACGACCGCCAGCCGTAGACCCGGCCCCTCGTCGTCGGTGCCGACGGTCACGCCGTCGCGGCGGTACAGCACGTAGTCGACGACCATGGCCTGAACGATCAGCAGGCACAGCACCGAGCACACCGACACCCACCACAGCGGCCACGCCAGTGCCATGCCGACGTAGATCAGCGCGGCGAGCGCCGCCAGGGGCGCCAGCACGTCGAACAGCACCACCCGCAACGGGTTCCTCATCGATCCGCTC from Mycolicibacterium arabiense includes the following:
- a CDS encoding MMPL family transporter, which encodes MMRLSSNLRRYRWAVFAAWLLLLVPAVYLSLTNSGNLTGGGFEVSGSQSLNVEYQTQDHFPDQGASPLALVAAPRADASFEDMNGAVAGLERIAAADPRVKIVPNPQQPPPQPDRPYVVSLQTGFGSGSTDIAKSLRKEIGIEGDQPGETADGKVRLYVIGQGALSAAAGEATKHDIAQAEKWNLPIVMIVLLAVFGSLAAAALPLLLGVCTVAVTMGVVFLLSTITTMSVFVTSTVSMFGIALAVDYSLFILMRFREELRAGRDAEQAADAAMGTSGLAVLLSGLTVIASVTGIYLIQTPVLSSMATGAILAVAVAVLTSTTLTPAVLRTFGKAAAKRSTYLHLSRRPDTTQSRFWTRWVTGVMRRPWVSAISAAVVLLVMAAPAFAMTLGNSLQRQFEPTHEIRGGINAAAEALGPGALGPIRVLVTFPDRNANQPENAGTLTAVETRIAEAPFVANVSPPVFGDDNRSALLSAVLSVDPEDPGARESIDWMRANLPQAAGDQAQVDVGGPTALLKDFDDRVSATQPLVFAFVALIAFVMLLISIRSVFLAFKGVLMTVLSVAAAYGSLVAVFEWGWLEPLGFEPLASLDSTIPPLVLAMTFGLSMDYEIFLLTRIRERFVQTQNTRDAVAYGVSTSARTITSAALIMIAVFVGFAFAGMPLVAQLGVACAVAIAVDATVVRLILVPALMAMFAEWNWWLPRWLDRILPSVDFEKPLPKVDIGDLVIIPEDISELGPSGSDIRTVVKSAAKLKNLAPQSITVADPLAFSGCGPVVVSRTSDGDQALLVGSGVRAINAVGAGATAVAPAGTDTVRIGTRGGRFYSVRGGGRKVPPTTVHPVTMWRGRLAVALDALQTAADADVPVVERRKPMETTNVLLPTGDRLQIPTGAETLRLKSYLIMCRNSTRDFTEFADLIDSMETQTAAEVLARMDRYYSGQRSRRQWVATQLVRRLADPHPSDADDVAAAADPDAGAEWERVRKRCLSVAVAMLEEAR
- a CDS encoding XRE family transcriptional regulator, with the translated sequence MTLSADARDTFSDTPGRPRQAAGPAQRRPPVDDRPVEFWPTSSIRAALDTDDLTVWQRIVVAIKRDPYGRTARQVEEVLETAPPYGVSKALQEVLVRTRAHLEANECAEVARHVRLLLERSGLGEQEFASRIGLPTATFAAYLDGSQCPSASLMIRMRRLSDRFAKIHDARTRR